From a single Gimesia fumaroli genomic region:
- a CDS encoding Y4yA family PLP-dependent enzyme: protein MKSAEQAAERTSPSELKTSAVRSYCRGTVPLTAKLEPWITNFCHGTALPALVQKYGSPLNLLNTEPFQRNVTALYDIAQSRDLDFDVYFARKANKCLAFVETAKTLGCGVDTASLEELQQVLQSQVPAEKIICTAAIKSEELLRLCIVSGTTIAIDNLDELMQTAILAGELNQRAAVAIRLSGFQHQGTKLPSRFGFDIEEIVPLLQDLQSESCNSLQHLNLSGIHFHLDGYSQVQRISAIQQLLPLIDELRAREFPIRFLDIGGGFPMCYLESKTEWETFWQTQRRALLGEHIPLTYRNHGLGLASVEGTLTGKPNCYPYYQNLVQADWFGEILSSASEAGTIADSLRTRNIQLRCEPGRSILDGCGFTVARVEFRKLQTNGDWLIGVSMNRTQCRTSSDDFLIDPLLIPILERSPLPRTPAGISGYLVGAYCTESELLSLRKLLFPHGVAIGDFIVFPNTAGYFMHFLESRSHQFPLARNVIFDAETNQCECDAIDA, encoded by the coding sequence ATGAAATCGGCAGAACAAGCTGCAGAACGGACTTCTCCCTCCGAACTGAAAACCAGCGCCGTACGCAGTTACTGCCGCGGAACTGTTCCGCTGACAGCGAAACTCGAACCATGGATCACCAATTTCTGTCACGGTACGGCGCTGCCCGCGCTGGTGCAGAAATATGGTTCACCCTTGAATCTGCTGAACACGGAACCATTTCAAAGAAATGTGACAGCGCTGTATGACATCGCTCAATCACGGGATCTGGATTTCGATGTCTATTTTGCACGCAAGGCCAATAAGTGTCTGGCATTTGTCGAGACGGCCAAAACTCTGGGCTGCGGCGTTGATACGGCCAGCCTGGAAGAGTTACAGCAGGTATTGCAGTCTCAGGTTCCCGCAGAAAAAATCATCTGCACCGCTGCCATTAAATCAGAGGAACTACTGCGGCTTTGTATTGTCTCTGGTACGACGATCGCCATCGACAATCTCGATGAACTCATGCAGACAGCGATCCTCGCCGGAGAGCTAAATCAACGGGCAGCTGTAGCGATTCGCCTCAGCGGATTCCAACATCAGGGAACAAAACTACCCTCCCGCTTCGGTTTTGATATCGAGGAAATTGTTCCATTGCTGCAAGACCTTCAGAGTGAATCCTGCAATAGTTTACAGCACTTGAACTTGAGCGGCATACATTTTCATCTGGACGGCTATAGTCAGGTGCAGCGCATCTCCGCCATCCAGCAACTGCTGCCTCTGATCGATGAGTTACGCGCCCGAGAATTCCCCATCCGGTTTCTGGATATCGGCGGCGGATTTCCGATGTGCTATCTCGAGTCGAAAACAGAATGGGAAACATTCTGGCAGACACAGCGGCGGGCGCTATTAGGAGAGCACATTCCTTTGACGTACCGGAATCATGGCCTGGGACTAGCGTCGGTGGAAGGCACACTGACCGGCAAACCGAACTGTTATCCCTATTATCAAAATCTCGTTCAGGCCGACTGGTTTGGAGAAATTTTAAGTTCAGCAAGCGAAGCAGGCACCATCGCTGATTCTCTACGAACAAGAAACATCCAACTGCGTTGCGAACCGGGTCGCAGTATTCTCGATGGATGTGGTTTCACCGTGGCCCGAGTCGAATTCCGGAAACTACAGACGAACGGCGACTGGCTGATTGGGGTCTCAATGAATCGCACGCAGTGCCGTACCAGCAGCGATGATTTTCTTATAGATCCTTTGTTGATTCCCATTTTGGAAAGATCGCCACTACCACGCACGCCAGCTGGAATTTCGGGCTACCTCGTCGGTGCGTACTGCACCGAGTCAGAGCTGTTAAGTTTGCGTAAGTTGCTATTTCCGCACGGCGTTGCGATTGGAGATTTCATTGTCTTCCCGAACACCGCCGGCTACTTCATGCACTTTTTGGAAAGCCGCTCACATCAATTCCCACTGGCCCGCAATGTCATTTTCGACGCAGAGACCAACCAGTGCGAGTGCGACGCCATTGATGCGTAA
- a CDS encoding RNA polymerase sigma factor, translated as MNWLDEHGSSVMKVARAYTLTSEESQDLAQEILLQAWQSLPKFEHKSSVATWFYRVALQTAMNWKRKDKPRRARQKPLLEVQTLVTEGCDSAEQAQQRDTVERLYQAIHQLPKADTALVLLYLDELSYREMADVLGISESNVGVKLNRAKKALNELMKGGSHGS; from the coding sequence ATGAACTGGCTGGATGAGCATGGTTCGTCCGTCATGAAAGTGGCGCGCGCTTACACGCTCACCAGTGAGGAATCTCAAGACCTGGCACAGGAGATTCTGCTCCAGGCCTGGCAGTCTTTGCCGAAGTTCGAACATAAATCGAGCGTGGCGACATGGTTTTATCGCGTGGCGTTACAGACCGCGATGAACTGGAAACGAAAGGATAAGCCGCGGCGGGCAAGACAAAAACCGTTGCTGGAAGTCCAAACCCTCGTCACCGAGGGATGCGACTCAGCCGAGCAGGCACAGCAGCGAGACACTGTTGAGCGGCTTTATCAGGCCATTCACCAGCTACCAAAGGCCGACACGGCACTGGTGCTGCTCTATCTGGATGAACTCAGTTATCGGGAGATGGCCGACGTGCTGGGTATCTCAGAAAGCAACGTGGGCGTGAAATTGAACCGGGCGAAAAAAGCGCTGAATGAACTAATGAAAGGGGGATCCCATGGCTCCTGA
- a CDS encoding serine hydrolase, whose amino-acid sequence MNGQRWTFTLLSIVLYFLIGVPIASAQHLTDEWVKKAAEPLVQKRVVDGLSIGYIEGKHSGIVHLGSSNRAGKKPDDLTVYEIGSISKVFTGLMLADAVVRGEIDLNAAADVANTAGIRLPSHEGRSIKWIDLSTHRSGLPRLPGNLVPIDLKNPYQNYDSKKAAAFLKQYKLPRQPGASREYSNFGASVLGYLVAQQAGRSYQQLLQKRIAKPLGMTDCTVSLSTDQRQRLATPHDKFGSVTKPWTFSNLPGAGGIRATMQDMLRFAQAQLNPPTGKIGEAIELAWKQHRDADDSGPAMGLGWVIAGDGQTRWHNGQTGGSHSALFINRKLNCAVVILCNTAVNHEIDQLAMQLVLKAAGREIKPEPKGTPDPKAGDLVIDAKHRSRLEGRYQLAPNFIFTVRDRAGHLMVSITNQPTQEIFPDSATRWSYRGVDATLEFKLNKTGPAKSLILHQNGVKQTAYRIK is encoded by the coding sequence ATGAATGGTCAGCGCTGGACTTTCACCCTGCTTTCAATCGTGTTGTACTTTTTGATCGGAGTCCCGATTGCATCGGCGCAGCACCTGACGGATGAATGGGTCAAGAAAGCGGCGGAGCCGTTGGTTCAAAAGCGAGTCGTTGATGGGTTGTCCATTGGTTATATTGAAGGCAAACACTCGGGAATCGTGCACTTGGGAAGCTCAAACCGAGCCGGGAAAAAACCTGATGACTTGACTGTGTATGAAATCGGATCCATCAGCAAGGTTTTCACAGGGTTAATGCTGGCGGATGCGGTCGTCCGGGGTGAGATTGATCTCAATGCAGCAGCGGACGTTGCCAATACTGCCGGGATTCGGTTACCGTCGCACGAGGGTCGATCGATCAAGTGGATTGATCTGAGCACGCACCGGTCAGGGCTGCCACGACTCCCCGGCAATTTAGTGCCCATCGATTTGAAGAATCCGTATCAGAATTACGATTCGAAAAAAGCAGCGGCCTTTCTGAAACAATACAAACTGCCACGTCAGCCCGGTGCTTCGCGGGAATATTCAAACTTCGGGGCATCGGTTTTGGGATATCTGGTTGCGCAGCAGGCTGGCAGGTCCTATCAACAACTGTTGCAGAAACGCATCGCGAAGCCACTGGGCATGACCGATTGCACCGTTTCATTAAGTACAGATCAAAGGCAGCGGCTTGCCACTCCGCATGATAAATTCGGTTCCGTCACAAAGCCCTGGACGTTTTCAAATCTGCCGGGTGCTGGTGGAATTCGCGCCACAATGCAGGACATGCTGCGTTTTGCCCAGGCCCAATTGAATCCGCCAACGGGCAAAATTGGCGAAGCCATCGAATTAGCCTGGAAACAACACCGCGATGCGGATGACTCAGGCCCAGCGATGGGGCTGGGCTGGGTCATTGCCGGTGATGGTCAGACGCGTTGGCACAACGGCCAAACCGGTGGATCACATTCAGCACTCTTCATAAATCGTAAGTTAAACTGCGCGGTTGTGATATTATGTAATACAGCCGTGAACCACGAAATCGATCAATTGGCGATGCAGCTGGTACTCAAAGCCGCAGGTCGGGAAATCAAACCGGAACCAAAAGGAACGCCAGACCCTAAAGCCGGTGATCTCGTTATTGATGCGAAGCATCGCAGTCGGTTGGAGGGGCGGTATCAATTGGCACCGAACTTTATTTTTACTGTTCGAGATCGTGCTGGGCACTTGATGGTCAGTATTACCAATCAACCCACTCAGGAGATCTTTCCCGATTCAGCGACGCGCTGGTCATACCGCGGCGTTGACGCGACACTGGAATTCAAATTGAATAAAACGGGTCCTGCAAAAAGTTTGATTTTACATCAAAATGGTGTTAAGCAGACTGCATACCGAATAAAGTGA